Genomic DNA from Thermotoga petrophila RKU-1:
GTAAGGATTGAATTCGACAAGACAGCGGGGGTGAACGAGCTTCACATAGGAATTGTCGGTGATCATCTGAAGTACAATGGACCGATTTTCATCGATAATGTAAAACTCTACACAAAGGAGGCTGAATAACGTTGAAGGTTATGGGCGAAAGGATCCCAAACATTCCTTGGGAAGACAGGCCGGAAGGTTACACAGGTCCCGTGTGGAGATACAGCAAAAACCCGATAATTGGAAGAAATCCGGTTCCGAAGGGAGCGAGAGTTTTCAACTCTGCTGTTGTACCTTACAATGGAGAGTTCGTGGGAGTGTTCAGGATCGATCACAAGAACACAAGGCCTTTTCTTCACTTTGGAAGAAGCGAAGACGGAATTCACTGGGAAATAGAGCCAGAAGAGATACAGTGGGTGGATCTGAATGGGAATCCATTCCAGCCAAGTTACGCCTACGATCCGAGAGTGGTGAAGATAGAAGATACCTACTACATAACCTTCTGCACGGACGACCACGGCCCCACGATTGGAGTTGGGATGACGAAAGATTTCAAGACGTTCGTTCGACTTCCGAACGCTTACGTCCCGTTCAACAGAAACGGAGTTCTCTTCCCAAGGAAGATAAAAGGAAAATACGTGATGCTCAACAGACCGAGTGACAACGGTCACACCCCGTTTGGAGACATATTCCTCAGCGAAAGCCCCGATATGATACACTGGGGTAACCACCGGTTCGTCATGGGAAGAAGCGGTTACAACTGGTGGGAGAATCTGAAAATAGGAGCGGGACCGTATCCAATAGAAACCAGCGAAGGATGGCTGCTCATATACCACGGTGTGACACTCACCTGCAACGGCTACGTGTACAGTTTTGGAGCAGCTCTCCTCGATCTCGATGATCCCAGCAAGGTTCTCTACAGGTCGAGGTACTATCTTCTGACGCCGGAAGAAGAGTACGAAACGGTGGGCTTCGTTCCAAACGTTGTCTTTCCGTGTGCAGCGCTCTGCGATGCCGACACAGGAAGAGTTGCGATATACTACGGTGCGGCAGACACCCACGTGGCCCTTGCATTTGGATACATCGACGAGATCGTGGATTTTGTGAAAAGAAACTCCATGTGAAGGAAGTGAGAACTTGCCGAAATCAGTGAGAACAGAAAACATATCGAAGATTTTGAAACGAATAATGAAATCACCCGTGTCGCGTGTGGAACTCGCGGAGGAACTCGGTCTAACCAAAACCACCGTTGGTGAGATCGCAAAGATCTTCCTGGAGAAGGAGATCGTCGTTGAAGAGAAAGATTCTCCAAAGGGAGTGGGAAGACCCACAAAATCTTTGAAAATCTCGTCGAATTGCGCTCATGTTCTCGGTATAGAGGTGACAAGGGACGAAATAGCTGCCTGTCTCATAGATGCTGGTATGAACATTCTCGCACACGAAGCACATCCTCTTCCATCTCAGAGCGATAGAGAGGAAACGTTGAATGTCATGTACAGAATTATAGACCGCGCAAGGGATATGATGGAAAAACTCGGTAGAAAGCTTTCAGCGATGACGGTAGCAGCGCCTGGACCGATAGATACTGAAAGAGGCATCATCATAGATCCGAGAAACTTTCCACTTTCACAGATTCCTCTGGCGAACCTTTTGAAAGAGAAGTACGGCATCGAGGTCTGGGTGGAGAACGACGCGGACATGGGAGCCGTGGGAGAAAAGTGGTACACAAAGCGGGATGACTCTTTCGCCTGGATCCTGACAGGAAAAGGAATAGGAGCCGGCATCATCATCGATGGAGAACTCTACCGGGGAGAAAACGGATACGCTGGGGAGATCGGATACACCAGGGTTTTCAATGGGAACGAATACGTCTTTCTGGAAGATGTGTGCAACGAAGATGTTGTTCTGGAACACGTTCGTTCTATGGGATTCAGCTCTCTGGCTGAAGCAAGAGATTCTGGTGATGTTCGCGTGAAAGAGTACTTTGATGACATAGCGAGGTATTTCAGTATAGGTCTTTTGAATTTGATACATCTTTTTGGGATATCGAAGATCGTCATAGGAGGGTTTTTCAAAGAACTTGGTGAGAATTTTCTGAAAAAGATCAAAATCGAAGTGGAAACACACCTTCTTTACAAACACAGTGTGGACATGAGTTTTTCGAAAGTGCAGGAACCGGTGATCGCCTTTGGAGCAGCCGTACACGCACTGGAAAATTATCTCGAGAGAGTAACAACGAGTTAAAGAAAAGTTGTTGCAAATAATCAGAAATAAATCTTGATAATCCCGGGAGACTGGATTTGGAATGTAAACATTTTCACTGTACATTTACACGTGGAGATAGCGATCTCATACTCTTTTAAGGGGGTGTTCTTATGAAAAGGTTTTTAGTCGTTCTCGTTCTGGTCCTGGCACTGGTTTCGGTTTTCGGACGGACTTTTGAGAGAAACAAAACGCTCTACTGGGGTGGAGCGCTGTGGTCTCCTCCATCCAACTGGAACCCGTTCACACCATGGAACGCGGTTGCGGGAACCATCGGTCTTGTCTATGAACCTTTGTTCCTCTACGATCCCCTGAACGACAAGTTTGAACCGTGGCTTGCAGAAAAAGGAGAATGGGTCAGCAACAACGAGTACGTACTCACGCTCAGAAAGGGTCTCAGATGGCAGGATGGAGTTCCTCTCACGGCAGACGATGTGGTTTTCACCTTCGAAATCGCCAAGAAGTACACTGGTATCAGCTACAGTCCTGTGTGGAACTGGCTCGACAGGATCGAAAGGATCGACGAACGAACGCTGAAGTTTGTCTTCTCCGACCCGAGGTACCAGGAATGGAAACAGATGCTCATCAACACACCGATCGTACCAAAACACATCTGGGAAAACAAAACAGAGGAAGAAGTCCTTCAGGCGGCTAACGAAAATCCAGTTGGATCCGGTCCGTACTACGTCGAGAGCTGGGCAGACGACAGATGTGTATTCAAGAAGAACGAGAACTGGTGGGGCATCAGAGAACTCGGTTACGATCCCAAACCTGAAAGGATCGTGGAACTGAGAGTGCTCAGCAACAATGTCGCAGTAGGAATGCTCATGAAAGGAGAACTCGACTGGAGCAACTTCTTCCTGCCGGGTGTTCCGGTTTTGAAGAAAGCATACGGAATCGTCACCTGGTATGAAAACGCTCCTTACATGCTCCCGGCCAACACCGCAGGAATCTACATCAACGTGAACAAGTATCCTCTCAGCATACCTGAATTCAGAAGAGCAATGGCTTACGCTATCAATCCCGAAAAGATCGTCACCAGGGCTTACGAGAACATGGTGACGGCTGCCAATCCCGCTGGAATCCTGCCCCTTCCCGGTTACATGAAGTACTATCCGAAAGAAGTCGTTGATAAGTACGGATTCAAGTACGATCCGGAGATGGCAAAGAAGATCCTCGACGAGCTTGGATTCAAAGATGTGAACAAGGATGGGTTCAGAGAAGATCCGAACGGAAAGCCGTTCAAGCTCACGATTGAGTGTCCGTACGGATGGACCGACTGGATGGTTTCTATCCAGTCTATTGCAGAAGATCTCGTGAAAGTCGGAATCAACGTCGAACCCAAGTACCCCGACTACTCCAAATACGCAGACGACCTCTACGGTGGAAAGTTTGATCTCATACTCAACAACTTTACAACCGGTGTTTCCGCTACCATCTGGTCCTACTTCAACGGTGTGTTCTATCCAGATGCAGTAGAATCCGAGTACTCCTACTCCGGAAACTTTGGAAAGTACGCCAATCCTGAAGTTGAGACTCTTCTCGACGAACTCAACAGAAGCAATGATGATGCTAAAATTAAAGAAGTAGTAGCCAAGCTTTCAGAGATACTGCTCAAGGATCTGCCGTTCATTCCTCTGTGGTACAACGGTGCATGGTTCCAGGCCTCTGAAGCTGTGTGGACCAACTGGCCAACGGAGAAGAATCCGTACGCTGTCCCGATAGGCTGGAACGGCTGGTGGCAGTTCACAGGAATCAAGACACTCTTCGGTATTGAAGCAAAGTAAAATGATGACCCCGCCCCGAGGGGCGGGGTTTTAAAAAAAGAAGGAGGTAGGAGTCTTGAGAAAGTATCTTACAAAGAAGATCCTGATCTACATTCTGACCTTCTTTTTTGCCGTCACAATTGACTGGGCTATTCCTCGATTTATGCCAGGAAACCCTATAAATTTTCTGATCTCAAGGTTCGCCGGACTTCCAGAATCTGTCAAGGTTCTTCAAAGCTACTTCACTCAGGCTTTTGGTCTCGACAAACCCCTCTGGGAGCAGTACATCAATTTCTGGAAAGCGCTTTTCAGAGGTGACCTTGGTATAAGCATCTACATGTATCCTCAACCAGTTGCAAAAGTGATAGCTCGTGCCTTGCCTTACTCGCTGATAGTGCTTCTTCCAGCCGTTCTTCTGAGTTTTGCGATAGGAAACAGATTTGGAGCTTTCGTTGCAAGGAAAAAGAGACTCGATAACTTTGCACTGCCTGTTTTTTACACTCTGACAGCATCTCCCTACTTCTGGTTTGGTATTCTTCTTGCCTGGATATTCGGTGTGGTTATACCTCTGTTTCCCCTCGCAGGTGCTTACAGCTTTGGAATAACACCTTCATTCTCCTGGGATTTCATACTCGATTTTCTGCACCACTGGGTACTTCCATTTGGTTCTCTGTTTCTTGTGATGCTCGGGGGCTGGGCAATAGGTATGAGGAACATGATCATCTACGAACTGGAAGCGAACTATTCCAGATATCTCGAGGCGCTCGGATCGTCTCAGAGACTCATAAGGAAATACGCTTACAGAAACGCCATCCTCCCGCAGATCACCGGTCTTGCCATCCAGCTCGGAACGGTGGTTGCAGGTGCTCTCACAACGGAAATCGTCTTCTCCTACCCCGGTATAGGATACATCCTCATGCAGGGAATTTTGAACCAGGATTATTTCCTGATTCAGGGGTGCTTTTTGTTCATCATCCTTGGAGTGCTTCTTGCCAATTTCCTCGTTGATATCTTCTACGTTATCATAGATCCCAGAATCAGAAAATCCTATTCGGGAGAGGTTTGATAGCCATGACGAGAAAAGAATTCGTCCATTTCTTCTTGAAAAATAAAAAGGTCATTTTTGCCATATGTGTGTACGCCGGGTTGATCATCCTGGCTCTGGTAGGACCTTATCTTTCACCTTATAAGGATCCCCTTGCTTTTGTGGGACCTGGATATCAACCTCCGAGCAAAGAGCACTGGCTCGGGACCAACACCTTCGGCCAGGACATTTTCACACAGCTCGTCTACGGTCTCAGAAGCTCCTTGTTCGTGGGAGTCCTTGGAGGAACTCTGGCGACGGTTATTGGGCTTCTCATTGGTTTTGTTGCAGGATACAAAGGTGGATGGTTCGACGAACTTCTGATGATGTTCACCAATATACTCATGGTGATACCAACACTTGCGCTCCTCATCATCATAGCGGCGTACCTTCCTTACAGAGGAGTGTTCATCGAGAGTATCATGATCGGTCTCACCGCCTGGCCCTGGACCGCGAGGGCTGTCAGGGCACAGACTCTCTCCTTGAAAACAAGAGAGTTCGTAGATCTTGCAAGAATCACCGCGAGGAAACCTATGAAAATAATTTTCGGTGAGATCATGCCCAACATGATGTCCTACGTTTTCATGGTGTTCATTCTCCAGTTCGGCGGTGCCATTCTTGCAGCTACGGGGCTCGACTTCATCGGTCTTGGTCCGACAAGGGGTATCTCCCTCGGAATCATGATGCAGCAGGCCACTCTCTGGAACGCTATACAGCTTGGCATGTGGTGGTGGGCGATCACTCCCGGTGCGGTGATCACTCTGATGGTTGCAACTCTTTACGTTATGAATGCTGGCCTTGATGAAGTCTTCAATCCTAAGCTCAGGGAGATGTGATAGGCGTGGCTGAAGTGGTACTGGATGTCAGAGATCTGAGAATTTATTACAGAACCCTCTACGGCTACGTGAAGGCCGTTGATGGGGTGAGTTTCGATATAAAAAGAGGTGAAATCCTTGGAATTGCGGGTGAATCTGGCTGTGGAAAGTCCACTCTTGGAAACGGCTTGATCCTTTTGAAACCTCCCATGAAGTACATGGGAGGAGAAGCGATCCTCGATGGAAAGAACATCATGGCACTATCTCCAAAAGAGCTCAGGAAAGTGAGGTACGAAAAGATCTCCATCATACCACAGTATGCCATGGACGCTATGAACCCGACGAAAAAGATAAAACAGATCATAGACGACCTTCTGCACGAACACGGAGAAAGTTTTGAAAGAAAAAAAGATGTTATCGAGGAAAGGCTCGAGATCGTCAACCTTGGAAAGAAAGTTCTAAACATGTATCCGATCGAACTCTCTGGAGGAATGAAGCAGAGAATGGTGATGGTGATCTCTACATTGATGAATCCCGATGTCCTCATAGCCGATGAGATCACATCAGCCCTGGATGTGAGTTCTCAAAGATCGGTTATACAGATGCTTTATGAGATGAGAGAAAAGGAAATCATGGGATCACTCGCGTTCATAACACACGATCTCTCGGTCCTTTATCAGATCGCAGACAAGGTGATGGTGCTCTACGCGGGAAGAGTGGCGGAAATCTCTCCAATGGAAGACATCATCCAAGAACCCCTTCACCCTTACACCAAGATGCTTCTTTCTTCACTTCCGAAGATAGGTGTCAGATATTCCCAGACGAAGCTCAAGGGAATCCCGGGATATCCACCCAGTCTTCTCAACATAGGACCGGGATGTAGATTCAGAGACAGGTGTCCTTACGCGTTCGAGAAGTGTGAACAGGATCCACCAGTGTTCGACGTTGATGGGAGAAAGGTCTCATGCTGGCTTTTCGAAAGAGGTGATGCAAATTGA
This window encodes:
- a CDS encoding glycoside hydrolase family 130 protein, with protein sequence MKVMGERIPNIPWEDRPEGYTGPVWRYSKNPIIGRNPVPKGARVFNSAVVPYNGEFVGVFRIDHKNTRPFLHFGRSEDGIHWEIEPEEIQWVDLNGNPFQPSYAYDPRVVKIEDTYYITFCTDDHGPTIGVGMTKDFKTFVRLPNAYVPFNRNGVLFPRKIKGKYVMLNRPSDNGHTPFGDIFLSESPDMIHWGNHRFVMGRSGYNWWENLKIGAGPYPIETSEGWLLIYHGVTLTCNGYVYSFGAALLDLDDPSKVLYRSRYYLLTPEEEYETVGFVPNVVFPCAALCDADTGRVAIYYGAADTHVALAFGYIDEIVDFVKRNSM
- a CDS encoding ABC transporter ATP-binding protein, translated to MIGVAEVVLDVRDLRIYYRTLYGYVKAVDGVSFDIKRGEILGIAGESGCGKSTLGNGLILLKPPMKYMGGEAILDGKNIMALSPKELRKVRYEKISIIPQYAMDAMNPTKKIKQIIDDLLHEHGESFERKKDVIEERLEIVNLGKKVLNMYPIELSGGMKQRMVMVISTLMNPDVLIADEITSALDVSSQRSVIQMLYEMREKEIMGSLAFITHDLSVLYQIADKVMVLYAGRVAEISPMEDIIQEPLHPYTKMLLSSLPKIGVRYSQTKLKGIPGYPPSLLNIGPGCRFRDRCPYAFEKCEQDPPVFDVDGRKVSCWLFERGDAN
- a CDS encoding ROK family transcriptional regulator, with the translated sequence MPKSVRTENISKILKRIMKSPVSRVELAEELGLTKTTVGEIAKIFLEKEIVVEEKDSPKGVGRPTKSLKISSNCAHVLGIEVTRDEIAACLIDAGMNILAHEAHPLPSQSDREETLNVMYRIIDRARDMMEKLGRKLSAMTVAAPGPIDTERGIIIDPRNFPLSQIPLANLLKEKYGIEVWVENDADMGAVGEKWYTKRDDSFAWILTGKGIGAGIIIDGELYRGENGYAGEIGYTRVFNGNEYVFLEDVCNEDVVLEHVRSMGFSSLAEARDSGDVRVKEYFDDIARYFSIGLLNLIHLFGISKIVIGGFFKELGENFLKKIKIEVETHLLYKHSVDMSFSKVQEPVIAFGAAVHALENYLERVTTS
- a CDS encoding ABC transporter substrate-binding protein, encoding MKRFLVVLVLVLALVSVFGRTFERNKTLYWGGALWSPPSNWNPFTPWNAVAGTIGLVYEPLFLYDPLNDKFEPWLAEKGEWVSNNEYVLTLRKGLRWQDGVPLTADDVVFTFEIAKKYTGISYSPVWNWLDRIERIDERTLKFVFSDPRYQEWKQMLINTPIVPKHIWENKTEEEVLQAANENPVGSGPYYVESWADDRCVFKKNENWWGIRELGYDPKPERIVELRVLSNNVAVGMLMKGELDWSNFFLPGVPVLKKAYGIVTWYENAPYMLPANTAGIYINVNKYPLSIPEFRRAMAYAINPEKIVTRAYENMVTAANPAGILPLPGYMKYYPKEVVDKYGFKYDPEMAKKILDELGFKDVNKDGFREDPNGKPFKLTIECPYGWTDWMVSIQSIAEDLVKVGINVEPKYPDYSKYADDLYGGKFDLILNNFTTGVSATIWSYFNGVFYPDAVESEYSYSGNFGKYANPEVETLLDELNRSNDDAKIKEVVAKLSEILLKDLPFIPLWYNGAWFQASEAVWTNWPTEKNPYAVPIGWNGWWQFTGIKTLFGIEAK
- a CDS encoding ABC transporter permease, with the translated sequence MTRKEFVHFFLKNKKVIFAICVYAGLIILALVGPYLSPYKDPLAFVGPGYQPPSKEHWLGTNTFGQDIFTQLVYGLRSSLFVGVLGGTLATVIGLLIGFVAGYKGGWFDELLMMFTNILMVIPTLALLIIIAAYLPYRGVFIESIMIGLTAWPWTARAVRAQTLSLKTREFVDLARITARKPMKIIFGEIMPNMMSYVFMVFILQFGGAILAATGLDFIGLGPTRGISLGIMMQQATLWNAIQLGMWWWAITPGAVITLMVATLYVMNAGLDEVFNPKLREM
- a CDS encoding ABC transporter permease, translating into MRKYLTKKILIYILTFFFAVTIDWAIPRFMPGNPINFLISRFAGLPESVKVLQSYFTQAFGLDKPLWEQYINFWKALFRGDLGISIYMYPQPVAKVIARALPYSLIVLLPAVLLSFAIGNRFGAFVARKKRLDNFALPVFYTLTASPYFWFGILLAWIFGVVIPLFPLAGAYSFGITPSFSWDFILDFLHHWVLPFGSLFLVMLGGWAIGMRNMIIYELEANYSRYLEALGSSQRLIRKYAYRNAILPQITGLAIQLGTVVAGALTTEIVFSYPGIGYILMQGILNQDYFLIQGCFLFIILGVLLANFLVDIFYVIIDPRIRKSYSGEV